One stretch of Streptomyces sp. 135 DNA includes these proteins:
- the glyA gene encoding serine hydroxymethyltransferase: MSLLNTPLHELDPEVAAAVDAELHRQQSTLEMIASENFAPVAVMEAQGTVLTNKYAEGYPGRRYYGGCEHVDVTERLAIERIKDLFGAEYANVQPHSGASANQAALFALAQPGDTILGLDLAHGGHLTHGMRLNFSGKQFNVVAYHVDEAGLVDMAEVERLAKENSPKVIIAGWSAYPRHLDFAEFRRIADEVGAYLWVDMAHFAGLVAAGLHPNPVPFADVVTSTTHKTLGGPRGGVILARSKDFAKKLNSAVFPGFQGGPLEHVIAAKAVSFKIAAGEEFKERQQRTLDGARILAERLVQDDAKAVGVDVLSGGTDVHLVLVDLRNSELDGQQAEDRLHEVGITVNRNAIPNDPRPPMVTSGLRIGTPALATRGFQTEDFREVADIIAEALKPGFDADALKARVTALADKHPLYPGLK; this comes from the coding sequence ATGTCGCTTCTGAACACCCCTCTGCACGAGCTGGACCCGGAGGTCGCCGCAGCCGTCGACGCCGAGCTCCACCGCCAGCAGTCCACCCTGGAAATGATCGCCTCGGAGAACTTCGCTCCGGTCGCCGTCATGGAGGCCCAGGGGACGGTCCTCACCAACAAGTACGCCGAGGGCTACCCCGGCCGCCGCTACTACGGCGGCTGCGAGCACGTCGACGTCACCGAGCGGCTCGCGATCGAGCGGATCAAGGACCTGTTCGGCGCCGAGTACGCCAACGTCCAGCCGCACTCCGGCGCCTCCGCCAACCAGGCCGCCCTCTTCGCGCTCGCCCAGCCCGGCGACACGATCCTCGGCCTGGACCTGGCACACGGCGGGCACCTCACCCACGGCATGCGCCTGAACTTCTCCGGCAAGCAGTTCAACGTGGTCGCGTACCACGTCGACGAGGCCGGCCTGGTCGACATGGCCGAGGTCGAGCGCCTGGCCAAGGAGAACAGCCCCAAGGTGATCATCGCGGGCTGGTCCGCGTACCCGCGTCACCTGGACTTCGCCGAGTTCCGCCGCATCGCGGACGAGGTCGGCGCGTACCTGTGGGTCGACATGGCGCACTTCGCCGGTCTCGTCGCCGCCGGGCTGCACCCGAACCCGGTGCCGTTCGCGGACGTGGTGACCTCCACCACGCACAAGACGCTGGGCGGCCCGCGCGGCGGCGTCATCCTGGCCCGCAGCAAGGACTTCGCGAAGAAGCTGAACTCCGCGGTCTTCCCCGGCTTCCAGGGCGGCCCGCTGGAGCACGTGATCGCGGCCAAGGCCGTCTCCTTCAAGATCGCGGCGGGCGAGGAGTTCAAGGAGCGCCAGCAGCGCACCCTGGACGGTGCCCGCATCCTGGCCGAGCGTCTCGTCCAGGACGACGCGAAGGCCGTCGGCGTCGACGTCCTGTCCGGCGGCACGGACGTGCACCTGGTCCTGGTGGACCTGCGCAACTCCGAGCTGGACGGGCAGCAGGCCGAGGACCGCCTCCACGAGGTCGGCATCACGGTCAACCGCAACGCGATCCCGAACGACCCGCGCCCCCCGATGGTCACCTCGGGCCTGCGGATCGGCACCCCGGCACTCGCCACGCGCGGCTTCCAGACGGAGGACTTCCGCGAGGTCGCCGACATCATCGCCGAGGCCCTCAAGCCGGGCTTCGACGCGGACGCCCTCAAGGCCCGCGTGACGGCCCTGGCCGACAAGCACCCGCTGTACCCCGGCCTGAAGTAG
- the gcvH gene encoding glycine cleavage system protein GcvH has product MSNPQQLRYSKEHEWLSDAQEGVSTVGITEHAANALGDVVFVQLPAVGDTVTAGETCGELESTKSVSDLYSPVTGEVVEANQDVVDDPSLVNSAPFEGGWLFKVRTTEEPKDLLSADEYTEFSGS; this is encoded by the coding sequence ATGAGCAACCCCCAGCAGCTGCGTTACAGCAAGGAGCACGAGTGGCTGTCGGACGCCCAGGAGGGCGTCTCGACGGTCGGCATCACGGAGCACGCGGCCAACGCGCTCGGTGACGTCGTCTTCGTGCAGCTTCCGGCGGTCGGCGACACGGTGACCGCGGGCGAGACCTGCGGCGAGCTGGAGTCGACCAAGTCGGTCAGCGACCTCTACTCCCCGGTCACCGGCGAGGTCGTCGAGGCCAACCAGGACGTCGTGGACGACCCGTCGCTGGTGAACTCCGCGCCGTTCGAGGGCGGTTGGCTCTTCAAGGTCCGCACCACGGAGGAGCCGAAGGACCTGCTCTCCGCGGACGAGTACACCGAGTTCTCCGGCAGCTAA
- a CDS encoding enhanced serine sensitivity protein SseB C-terminal domain-containing protein, translating to MLRQVTPGRYDAYEALLRALAAEQLWMLLWHGQAGSPDAQYGNMEVEGLGYAPCVTSAQELSASGWNRSYEVVRGIDVARTLYPDHYGLWLNPHAPGGGVGIPWLDLRRIASGLDLLPAGPLRLTEPNIEIPQFYALLTQNAHRTPVVRSLRRAWVQPALGAPYLAIGLDVYDTSPPSVDAVRTMMQQSISAVPEGLPVSTVAMSDDHDPVAMWLRANARPFYDREAQAAPAPAGGYGYPAQY from the coding sequence CTGCTGCGCCAAGTGACGCCGGGGCGTTACGACGCGTACGAGGCACTGCTGCGCGCGCTCGCCGCCGAGCAGCTGTGGATGCTGCTCTGGCACGGCCAGGCCGGCTCCCCCGACGCCCAGTACGGGAACATGGAGGTCGAGGGCCTCGGCTACGCCCCCTGCGTGACCTCCGCCCAGGAGCTGTCCGCCAGCGGCTGGAACCGCTCTTACGAGGTCGTGCGCGGCATCGACGTCGCCCGCACCCTGTACCCGGACCACTACGGCCTGTGGCTCAATCCGCACGCCCCCGGCGGCGGCGTCGGCATTCCCTGGCTGGATCTGCGCCGCATCGCCTCGGGCCTCGACCTGCTGCCCGCGGGACCGCTCAGGCTGACCGAGCCGAACATCGAGATCCCCCAGTTCTACGCCCTGTTGACGCAGAACGCGCACCGCACCCCCGTCGTGCGCTCACTGCGCCGCGCCTGGGTGCAGCCCGCGCTCGGGGCGCCCTATCTGGCCATCGGCCTCGACGTGTACGACACGTCACCGCCGTCGGTCGACGCGGTGCGCACGATGATGCAGCAGTCCATCTCCGCCGTCCCCGAGGGCCTGCCCGTGTCGACGGTCGCGATGTCCGACGACCACGACCCGGTCGCCATGTGGCTGCGGGCCAACGCCCGGCCGTTCTACGACCGCGAGGCCCAGGCCGCGCCCGCCCCGGCCGGCGGGTACGGCTACCCCGCGCAGTACTGA
- the gcvT gene encoding glycine cleavage system aminomethyltransferase GcvT, which translates to MSTAPRLTALDAVHRALGATMTDFAGWDMPLRYASERDEHNAVRTKAGLFDLSHMGEITVTGPGAVDFLNFSLVGNIGSVGVGRARYTMIVAEDGGILDDLIVYRLGETEYMVVANASNAQVVLDTLTARADGFDAEVRDDRDAYALLAVQGPESPGILKSLTDADLDGLKYYAGLPGTVAGVPALIARTGYTGEDGFELFVAPGDAEKLWNALMEAGTPVGMVPAGLSCRDTLRLEAGMPLYGHELTAGLTPFDAGLGRVVKFDKTSQSDSFVGRAALAAAAERAESAPPRKLVGLIAEGRRVPRAGFSVVADGEVIGEVTSGAPSPTLGKPIAMAYVDAEHAAPGTPGVGVDIRGTHEPYEVVALPFYKRQK; encoded by the coding sequence ATGAGCACTGCCCCCCGTCTGACCGCCCTCGATGCCGTGCATCGCGCGCTCGGCGCGACCATGACCGACTTCGCGGGCTGGGACATGCCGCTGCGGTACGCCAGCGAGCGCGACGAGCACAACGCCGTACGCACCAAGGCCGGTCTCTTCGACCTCTCCCACATGGGCGAGATCACCGTCACCGGCCCCGGGGCCGTCGACTTCCTGAACTTCTCGCTCGTCGGCAACATCGGCTCCGTCGGTGTCGGCCGCGCCCGCTACACCATGATCGTCGCCGAGGACGGCGGCATCCTGGACGACCTGATCGTGTACCGCCTGGGCGAGACCGAGTACATGGTGGTCGCCAACGCCTCCAACGCGCAGGTCGTCCTTGACACCCTCACCGCCCGCGCCGACGGCTTCGACGCCGAGGTCCGCGACGACCGCGACGCGTACGCGCTGCTCGCCGTCCAGGGCCCGGAGTCCCCCGGCATCCTGAAGTCCCTGACGGACGCCGACCTGGACGGCCTGAAGTACTACGCGGGCCTGCCCGGCACCGTCGCGGGCGTCCCCGCGCTGATCGCCCGCACGGGCTACACCGGCGAGGACGGCTTCGAGCTGTTCGTCGCCCCCGGTGACGCCGAGAAGCTGTGGAACGCCCTCATGGAGGCCGGCACCCCCGTCGGCATGGTCCCGGCGGGTCTCTCCTGCCGCGACACGCTGCGCCTGGAGGCGGGCATGCCGCTGTACGGGCACGAGCTGACCGCCGGGCTCACGCCGTTCGACGCGGGCCTCGGCCGGGTGGTGAAGTTCGACAAGACGTCGCAGTCGGACTCCTTCGTGGGCCGCGCGGCCCTGGCCGCCGCCGCCGAGCGCGCCGAGTCCGCCCCGCCGCGCAAGCTGGTCGGCCTGATCGCCGAGGGCCGCCGCGTCCCGCGCGCGGGCTTCTCCGTGGTCGCGGACGGCGAGGTCATCGGCGAGGTCACCTCCGGCGCCCCGTCCCCGACGCTGGGCAAGCCGATCGCGATGGCGTACGTGGACGCGGAGCACGCCGCTCCCGGCACGCCCGGTGTGGGCGTGGACATCCGCGGTACGCATGAGCCGTACGAGGTCGTGGCGCTGCCGTTCTACAAGCGCCAGAAGTGA
- a CDS encoding ABC transporter substrate-binding protein, translated as MPTVSSKRRLAAGAALVVAALVTTTACGGGDGDGGDSKGAGYNAAFNKVANPSKEKGGTLRMVGKQDLDSADPQRAYYGMSWDFMRFYTRQLVTYDTKPGKAGTKLVPDLATSTAKISDDGKTYTYKLRDGLTWEDGSKLTAQDIKYGIERVWATDTITGGPGYIKQTLDPKGKYKGPYKDTSKKGLDAIQTPDDQTIIFKLPKRNGDFEQFLAMPTGSPVKASKDTKAKYTQRPFSSGPYKFQQYKAGKKIVLVRNENWKKSSDPIRAALPDKVDVTISANLEENDKKLMAGDYDLDMNGTGMTQSGRVTAVQKHRDSVDNMHTSFVRYVALVHTAKPFDNVHCRKAVFYATDFASLQQTRGGKVAAGDIANSTFPKAIPGYSDYDPYGVLARKGKPDAAKAKEELKKCDKPNGFSTKLTARNNNPGEVDAAEALQEQLGKVGIKVQVDSLDGADTSSITGSPSVVKKRGYGMTMSGWGPDFPSGQGYAQPLFDSRFLNPTGNYNESQIKDKKVDALFDKAIAETDPAKAGEIYKELDKRILDNADWMPFLYEKNITWRGPRLTNAYMSDGYNGRYDYVSLGVKK; from the coding sequence ATGCCCACAGTTTCCTCGAAACGACGGCTCGCCGCCGGCGCGGCCCTCGTGGTCGCGGCGCTGGTGACCACCACGGCGTGCGGCGGCGGTGACGGTGACGGAGGCGACTCGAAGGGTGCCGGTTACAACGCGGCGTTCAACAAGGTTGCCAACCCGTCCAAGGAGAAGGGGGGCACGCTGAGGATGGTCGGCAAGCAGGACCTCGACTCGGCCGACCCCCAGCGTGCCTACTACGGCATGTCCTGGGACTTCATGCGCTTCTACACCCGCCAGCTGGTGACGTACGACACCAAGCCGGGCAAGGCGGGCACGAAGCTGGTCCCGGACCTCGCCACCTCCACCGCGAAGATCTCGGACGACGGCAAGACCTACACGTACAAGCTGCGTGACGGTCTGACCTGGGAGGACGGCTCCAAGCTGACCGCCCAGGACATCAAGTACGGCATCGAGCGCGTGTGGGCGACGGACACCATCACCGGTGGCCCCGGCTACATCAAGCAGACGCTCGACCCCAAGGGCAAGTACAAGGGCCCGTACAAGGACACGTCGAAGAAGGGCCTGGACGCGATCCAGACGCCCGACGACCAGACCATCATCTTCAAACTGCCCAAGCGCAACGGCGACTTCGAGCAGTTCCTCGCGATGCCGACCGGCTCCCCGGTGAAGGCGTCCAAGGACACCAAGGCCAAGTACACCCAGCGGCCCTTCTCGTCCGGCCCGTACAAGTTCCAGCAGTACAAGGCCGGCAAGAAGATCGTCCTGGTGCGCAACGAGAACTGGAAGAAGTCCTCGGACCCGATCCGCGCGGCGCTGCCCGACAAGGTCGACGTGACGATCTCCGCCAACCTGGAGGAGAACGACAAGAAGCTGATGGCGGGTGACTACGACCTCGACATGAACGGCACGGGCATGACCCAGTCCGGCCGTGTCACCGCCGTGCAGAAGCACCGCGACAGCGTCGACAACATGCACACGTCCTTCGTGCGCTACGTCGCCCTGGTCCACACCGCGAAGCCCTTCGACAACGTCCACTGCCGCAAGGCCGTGTTCTACGCCACCGACTTCGCGAGCCTCCAGCAGACCCGAGGCGGCAAGGTCGCCGCCGGTGACATCGCCAACAGCACCTTCCCCAAGGCGATCCCCGGCTACAGCGACTACGACCCGTACGGTGTCCTGGCGCGCAAGGGCAAGCCCGACGCCGCCAAGGCCAAGGAGGAGCTGAAGAAGTGCGACAAGCCGAACGGCTTCAGCACCAAGCTCACCGCCCGTAACAACAACCCGGGTGAGGTCGACGCCGCCGAGGCGCTCCAGGAGCAGCTCGGCAAGGTCGGCATCAAGGTCCAGGTCGACTCCCTCGACGGCGCCGACACCTCCAGCATCACCGGCTCGCCGTCCGTCGTGAAGAAGCGCGGCTACGGCATGACGATGAGCGGCTGGGGCCCGGACTTCCCCTCCGGCCAGGGCTACGCGCAGCCGCTGTTCGACAGCCGCTTCCTGAACCCGACCGGCAACTACAACGAGTCCCAGATCAAGGACAAGAAGGTCGACGCGCTCTTCGACAAGGCGATCGCCGAGACCGACCCGGCCAAGGCCGGCGAGATCTACAAGGAACTCGACAAGCGGATCCTCGACAACGCCGACTGGATGCCCTTCCTCTACGAGAAGAACATCACCTGGCGCGGACCGCGGCTGACCAACGCCTACATGTCCGACGGCTACAACGGCCGTTACGACTACGTCTCGCTCGGCGTCAAGAAGTAG
- a CDS encoding GNAT family N-acetyltransferase: MASASRTSAELGTILEAAARGTFPPPDSAITVVPQPGHRDAGVIAFTAHSVVFTDEEPAWVRATLAALDCDPLAAAMNARFHAALTDRTGRTTDTIDLLTAATARPGTPDPRLELRELDDPDHPRVARAREHRDDVRVWTSAGGGVLVIGRGVAGRWETAVEVEEDARHRGLGRALAGAARHLVPDGDVVWAQQAAGNARAVRAFQAAGYRPVGSEALFVSPRQGALSTR, translated from the coding sequence ATGGCCAGCGCCTCTCGCACCTCTGCCGAGCTCGGGACCATCCTGGAGGCCGCCGCACGCGGTACGTTCCCGCCGCCGGACAGCGCGATCACCGTCGTGCCGCAGCCCGGCCACCGCGACGCGGGGGTGATCGCCTTCACGGCGCACTCCGTCGTCTTCACCGACGAGGAACCCGCCTGGGTGCGGGCCACGCTCGCCGCCCTCGACTGCGACCCGCTCGCGGCCGCCATGAACGCGCGCTTCCACGCCGCCTTGACGGACCGGACGGGCCGTACGACGGACACCATCGACCTGCTGACCGCGGCCACCGCCCGGCCGGGCACCCCCGACCCGCGCCTCGAACTGCGCGAACTGGACGACCCGGACCACCCACGCGTCGCCCGCGCCCGCGAGCACCGCGACGACGTACGCGTATGGACGTCCGCGGGCGGCGGCGTCCTGGTCATCGGCCGGGGCGTCGCGGGCCGCTGGGAGACGGCGGTCGAGGTCGAGGAGGACGCACGCCACCGGGGCCTCGGCCGCGCCCTGGCCGGCGCGGCACGCCATCTCGTCCCGGACGGCGACGTGGTGTGGGCGCAGCAGGCCGCGGGCAACGCGCGCGCCGTGCGGGCCTTCCAGGCGGCGGGGTACCGGCCGGTGGGGTCGGAGGCGCTGTTCGTGTCACCGCGTCAGGGAGCCCTCAGCACTCGATGA
- a CDS encoding EF-hand domain-containing protein, whose amino-acid sequence MADIDEARRTFDQFDADGDGFITAAEWKSAMAKMGDFYMTETVAEAVIGTKDSNADKRLSFDEFWASLNK is encoded by the coding sequence GTGGCGGACATCGACGAAGCGCGCAGGACGTTCGACCAGTTCGACGCGGACGGCGACGGCTTCATCACGGCGGCCGAGTGGAAGAGCGCCATGGCCAAGATGGGCGACTTCTACATGACCGAGACGGTGGCCGAGGCCGTCATCGGCACGAAGGACAGCAACGCGGACAAGCGGCTGTCGTTCGACGAGTTCTGGGCGAGCCTGAACAAGTAG
- a CDS encoding L-serine ammonia-lyase, with the protein MAISVFDLFSIGIGPSSSHTVGPMRAARMFASRLKNEGLMAHTTAIRAELFGSLGATGHGHGTPKAVLLGLEGESPRTVDVESADARVEAIKSSGRLSLLGMHEIGFDFDEDLILHRRKALPYHANGMTIFAYDHEGALVLEKTYYSVGGGFVVDETVLEQEGAEGENPIVPDDTVLKYPFRTGDELLRLAQETGLSISALMLENEKAWRTEEEIREGLLDIWRTMQACVSRGMSREGILPGGLKVRRRAANSARQLRAEGDPQARAMEWITLYAMAVNEENAAGGRVVTAPTNGAAGIIPAVLHYYMNFVPGGASQEEKDDAVVRFLLAAGAIGMLFKENASISGAEVGCQGEVGSACSMAAGALAEVLGGSPEQVENAAEIGMEHNLGLTCDPVGGLVQIPCIERNGMAAVKAVTAAKMAMRGDGSHKVSLDKVIKTMKETGADMSVKYKETARGGLAVNIIEC; encoded by the coding sequence GTGGCCATCTCGGTCTTCGACCTGTTCTCGATCGGCATCGGCCCGTCCAGCTCCCACACGGTCGGCCCGATGCGCGCCGCCCGCATGTTCGCGAGCCGCCTCAAGAACGAGGGCCTCATGGCCCACACCACCGCCATACGGGCCGAGCTCTTCGGCTCGCTCGGAGCCACCGGCCACGGCCACGGCACCCCGAAGGCCGTGCTGCTCGGCCTGGAGGGCGAGTCGCCGCGCACGGTGGACGTGGAGAGTGCCGACGCCCGGGTCGAGGCGATCAAGAGCAGCGGCCGCCTCAGCCTCCTCGGCATGCACGAGATCGGCTTCGACTTCGACGAGGACCTGATCCTGCACCGCCGCAAGGCCCTGCCGTACCACGCCAACGGCATGACGATCTTCGCGTACGACCATGAGGGCGCCCTCGTCCTGGAGAAGACGTACTACTCGGTGGGCGGCGGCTTCGTCGTCGACGAGACGGTGCTTGAGCAGGAGGGCGCGGAGGGTGAGAACCCGATCGTGCCGGACGACACCGTCCTCAAGTACCCCTTCCGCACCGGCGACGAGCTGCTGCGCCTCGCCCAGGAGACCGGCCTGTCCATCTCCGCGCTGATGCTGGAGAACGAGAAGGCCTGGCGCACGGAGGAGGAGATCCGCGAGGGCCTCCTCGACATCTGGCGCACCATGCAGGCCTGCGTCTCGCGCGGCATGTCCCGCGAGGGCATCCTGCCGGGCGGCCTTAAAGTCCGCCGCCGCGCCGCCAACTCGGCCCGCCAGCTGCGCGCCGAGGGCGACCCGCAGGCCCGCGCGATGGAGTGGATCACGCTCTACGCCATGGCCGTGAACGAGGAGAACGCCGCGGGCGGCCGCGTCGTGACCGCCCCGACCAACGGCGCCGCGGGCATCATCCCGGCCGTCCTGCACTACTACATGAACTTCGTGCCCGGCGGCGCCTCCCAGGAGGAGAAGGACGACGCCGTGGTGCGCTTCCTGCTCGCCGCGGGCGCCATCGGCATGCTCTTCAAGGAGAACGCCTCGATCTCCGGCGCCGAGGTCGGCTGCCAGGGCGAGGTCGGCTCCGCCTGCTCGATGGCGGCGGGCGCGCTCGCCGAGGTCCTCGGCGGCTCCCCGGAGCAGGTCGAGAACGCCGCGGAGATCGGCATGGAGCACAACCTCGGCCTGACCTGCGACCCGGTCGGCGGCCTCGTCCAGATCCCGTGCATCGAGCGCAACGGCATGGCGGCCGTGAAGGCCGTGACCGCGGCGAAGATGGCGATGCGGGGCGACGGCTCCCACAAGGTCTCCCTCGACAAGGTCATCAAGACCATGAAGGAGACGGGCGCCGACATGAGCGTCAAGTACAAGGAGACCGCGCGGGGCGGGCTCGCGGTGAACATCATCGAGTGCTGA
- a CDS encoding ABC transporter permease encodes MTAPLHDTPADADPTEDVAPAVDAGVKKVEGRSLKQIAWNRLKRDKVALAGGITVVLLVLVAVFAPLIVSLLGHPPNDFHQDELDELTNLPKGALGGMSSDFLFGVEPNKGRDVFSRIVYGARISLLVAFLAAIVAVVLGTLFGIIAGYFGGWVDALISRVMDVLLSFPQLLFIISLVSVLPDDLLGLTGSSVRVAILVLVIGFFGWPYVGRIVRGQTLSLREREYVEAARSLGGGKRHILFRELLPNLVAPITVYATLMIPTNILTEAALSFLGAGVRPPTASWGGMLRDALETYEHDPMFMVFPGVTIFITVLAFNLFGDGLRDALDPKGTR; translated from the coding sequence ATGACGGCACCATTGCATGACACACCTGCGGACGCGGACCCGACCGAGGACGTCGCTCCCGCAGTTGATGCAGGGGTGAAGAAGGTCGAGGGGCGGTCCCTCAAGCAGATCGCCTGGAATCGCCTGAAGCGGGACAAGGTCGCCCTCGCGGGCGGCATCACGGTGGTCCTCCTGGTCCTGGTCGCCGTCTTCGCGCCCCTGATCGTGAGCCTCCTCGGCCACCCGCCCAACGACTTCCACCAGGACGAGCTCGACGAGCTGACCAACCTCCCCAAGGGCGCGCTCGGCGGCATGAGCAGCGACTTCCTCTTCGGGGTCGAGCCCAACAAGGGCCGCGACGTCTTCAGCCGCATCGTCTACGGCGCGCGGATCTCGCTCCTGGTGGCGTTCCTCGCCGCCATCGTCGCCGTGGTGCTCGGCACGCTCTTCGGGATCATCGCCGGCTACTTCGGTGGCTGGGTCGACGCCCTGATCAGCCGCGTGATGGACGTGCTGCTCTCCTTCCCGCAGCTGCTCTTCATCATCTCCCTCGTCTCCGTGCTCCCCGACGACCTGCTGGGCCTGACCGGCTCCAGCGTGCGCGTCGCGATCCTCGTCCTGGTCATCGGCTTCTTCGGCTGGCCCTATGTCGGACGTATCGTCAGGGGGCAGACACTTTCGCTCCGTGAGCGCGAGTACGTGGAAGCGGCCCGCAGCCTCGGCGGCGGAAAGCGCCACATCCTCTTCCGCGAGCTGCTGCCCAACCTGGTCGCCCCGATCACCGTCTACGCGACGCTGATGATCCCGACCAACATCCTCACGGAGGCGGCCCTCAGCTTCCTCGGCGCCGGTGTCCGGCCGCCGACGGCCTCGTGGGGCGGCATGCTGCGCGACGCGCTGGAGACGTACGAGCACGACCCGATGTTCATGGTCTTCCCCGGCGTGACGATCTTCATCACGGTGCTGGCCTTCAACCTCTTCGGCGACGGGCTGCGCGACGCGCTCGACCCGAAGGGGACGCGCTAG
- a CDS encoding enhanced serine sensitivity protein SseB, producing MDFPAQAHAHPYGGWPGNELEQVLAASLGAPASAGARIVEVLGRSRLWIPLPNGGGPESGTLDLPTLEIDGQAYVPVFTSEEQFRQALGGAADRMGCTVAPAVEFARGLPPQLGIVLNPDGTVGVPLPPPAVAELCRAGRTPLDGPATGGRVRLFEPDWQEDPVGFLAAAGREFEAAGVVLTARRCLAAIETDDPTLFVGVELATWEGDARDLPMQALGRALTLVPVPWPVNLVLLDVAQDPVADWLRAKVRPFYLRGA from the coding sequence ATGGACTTTCCGGCGCAGGCACACGCCCATCCGTACGGCGGATGGCCGGGCAACGAACTGGAGCAGGTCCTCGCGGCCTCGCTCGGCGCCCCCGCCTCGGCGGGTGCCCGCATAGTCGAGGTGCTGGGCCGCAGCCGGCTCTGGATCCCGCTGCCCAACGGCGGCGGCCCCGAAAGCGGCACCCTCGACCTGCCGACCCTGGAGATCGACGGACAGGCGTACGTCCCCGTCTTCACCTCCGAGGAGCAGTTCCGCCAGGCGCTCGGCGGCGCGGCCGACCGCATGGGGTGCACGGTGGCGCCCGCCGTGGAGTTCGCGCGGGGCCTTCCGCCGCAGCTGGGCATCGTGCTGAACCCGGACGGCACCGTCGGCGTCCCCCTGCCGCCGCCCGCCGTGGCCGAGCTGTGCCGGGCCGGCCGCACCCCGCTGGACGGGCCCGCCACCGGCGGCCGGGTCCGTCTCTTCGAGCCGGACTGGCAGGAGGACCCGGTGGGCTTCCTGGCCGCCGCGGGCCGTGAATTCGAGGCGGCGGGCGTCGTGCTCACCGCGCGCCGCTGCCTGGCCGCCATCGAGACGGACGACCCGACCCTCTTCGTCGGCGTCGAACTGGCCACCTGGGAGGGCGACGCCCGCGACCTCCCGATGCAGGCCCTCGGCCGTGCCCTGACCCTGGTCCCGGTCCCCTGGCCGGTCAACCTCGTCCTGCTCGACGTGGCCCAGGACCCGGTGGCGGACTGGCTCCGCGCGAAGGTGCGGCCGTTCTACCTCCGGGGGGCCTGA
- a CDS encoding AAA family ATPase, which translates to MGRPITVRSRTSVYATTTGVALPKQAAAPLREGCGPLPVAVVRDLRQRAGHSPRRLTFAEGDLVVVSGLPGGGKSTLMRQAVSGIRVDSQDTRDRWAARMPRLLPYAVYRPVVRLAHYAGLRRILRSGAGVVVHDCGTQAWVRRWLAREALRRGGTLHLLLLDVPADTALQGQRERGRGVSRYAFARHRRVIARLVAAAERGDLPRGCGSAVLLDRAAAQVLREIAFDR; encoded by the coding sequence ATGGGGAGGCCGATCACGGTGCGCAGCAGGACGAGTGTCTACGCCACTACCACGGGGGTGGCGCTGCCGAAGCAGGCTGCCGCCCCGCTCCGGGAGGGCTGCGGCCCGCTTCCCGTGGCCGTCGTCCGCGATCTGCGGCAGCGGGCCGGGCACAGCCCGCGCCGCCTCACCTTCGCCGAGGGCGACCTGGTCGTCGTCTCCGGGCTGCCCGGTGGCGGAAAGTCGACGCTGATGCGGCAGGCCGTCAGCGGCATCCGCGTCGACTCCCAGGACACCCGCGACCGCTGGGCGGCCCGCATGCCGCGGCTGCTGCCGTACGCCGTCTACCGCCCCGTGGTCCGCCTCGCGCACTACGCGGGCCTTCGCCGGATCCTGCGCTCCGGCGCCGGCGTCGTCGTGCACGACTGCGGCACCCAGGCGTGGGTGCGCCGCTGGCTCGCCCGGGAGGCCCTGCGGCGCGGCGGGACGCTGCATCTGCTGCTCCTCGACGTCCCCGCCGACACCGCGCTCCAGGGCCAGCGCGAGCGCGGCCGTGGCGTCTCGCGGTACGCCTTCGCCCGGCACCGCAGAGTGATCGCGCGGCTCGTGGCGGCCGCCGAGCGAGGCGACCTGCCGCGCGGCTGCGGCTCCGCGGTGCTGCTCGACCGCGCGGCGGCGCAGGTGCTGCGGGAGATCGCCTTCGACCGCTGA